Within Deinococcus actinosclerus, the genomic segment TCGAAGGTGAAGGCCAGCGTGCCCGCCGGGGGGGTGACCACGCCGCTCAGCGCCGAGCCCACCGCCGCCGCGCCGGGCGCCACGAGCAGGGTGGTCAGGCGGTCGGCGCCGACGCGCGTGCGGCCGTCGCCCACGAACGCGGTGAGCAGGGTCGGGTCGGCCTTGGCCCGCACGCTGTTCACGGTCACGCTGAAGCCCGCGCCGCTCAGGACGTAGCGGGGCCGGGGGTAGCCGAAGAGGGTATCGCCCTGCGCGGTGAAGCCCAGCGTGGCGCGTTTTTCCAGGCTGGGCGCGGTCATCAGGCCGCCCGTGGCGACCAGGTCCACCGGGAGGTGCGTGCCCGGATCGAAGTACCCGCCGTTCACGCCCGCCACGCCGCCCACCCGCTTGACCAGATCGGCCACGCCGCTGGCCTGCCCGGTCGGGGCACTCACCACGCGCGGCTGGTAGCGGGCCGGGTCGAAACTCAGGAGGTGCAGGCCGCCCAGCTGCCGGTAGGTCACGCCGTCCGGCAGGGCGTCCGGATCGACGGGGGGCGGCACGGCGCCGTCGAGGTAGGTGGTCGTGTCGATCACGACCCGCTCCGGATTGTTCAGCGTGAAGATCTCACTGCGCCCACCCCCGGTCGTGAGGCCCACCACGGCGCCCTGCGGCGACTGCGTGAGGCTCAGGGTGTCGCCGGATTCGAGGGTCTGCGTGCCCGGCGTGACGGATACCCCACTCAGGGTCACGGTCAGCCCGTTCTGGCGCCGTGCGACGCTGGCCGCCGCCGCGCCGCTGAGTTCCAGCACGACCCGCTGCACCTCCACCGTGCGGTGCAGGGTGCGGCTCACGCGCACGGTGTCCAGGTTCACCGTGAAGGTCGGCTGGGGCTGGGGTTGGGGCAGGGGAGAGGGTGCGGGCACCGGCGCCGGGGTCATGCCGGGGGCTCCGCCCGGCGCCGGCGTCTGCGCCAGATCCGGCGAGGGCGGCAGGGTCACGGCGGGCACACTGGCGGGCGCGGCGAAGTCCAGCAGGGCGGGTGTGTCGGCGAGCAGCTGAAGGCCCAGCGCATTCAGGGCGGCCAGTGGCACGAACAGACTGCCGCCGGTCAACTGAGGCGCGGGCAGTTTCGCGCTCAAGGTGAAGCCGACGGCGCGCCACCCGGTCGCCGGGGCGTAGCGCAGCTCCCGCGTGCCCAACAGCAGGCGCACGTCCACCGGGTCGTTGCGGACGGTCACGCCCAGGCGCGGCAGCGTCCACACGGGCAGCATCTCCCCGCCGGGCAGCGCCTGCGTCCCCACCGCCGCCGACTGCACCACCCCTCCGATCGCCACGGGCCGCGCGCCCGCCAGACCCAGCAGCGACGAGCCCAGCAGGGCGGCGCTCAGCGTGAGGACGGGAGCGGGGCGGCGGGAGCGGACGGGTCGGGGCGCGGTCACGCCGGGGAGTGTAGCGCCCGCCTGCGCGCGGGCTGGTGAGCGTCCCGTCAGCTTCATGATCGGCGGTCAGCCGAAGTGACGAGCTTGTATGAAATGTGTTTTTATACTTGAATCATATGATCGAACCTTCACTGGCGCTGTATGGGGACGCCTTCGAACGCGTCGACGACCTCATTCAGGAACTCCTGGACACCACCGGCGTCCGCTACGGCCTGCTGGTCGACCGCAAGGGCTTCGTGCTGTCGCACAAGGAGGCCCTGTGGGCGCCGCGCCCCCCCGCACTCGACAGTGTCGCCACGCTGGTCGCCAGCAACGCCGCCGCGACCGCCGCGCTGGCGAACATGCTGGGCGAGCGCACCTTCAGCGAGCAGATCCACCAGGGGGAAAACGGCACCCTGTACGTGGAATCGGTCGGGACCGACTCGCTCCTCACCCTCATCTTCGATGCCAGCGTGCCGCTGGGCAAGGTGAAGGTGTACGCCAAGAAGAGCATCTCGCAGATCGCCGCGATCCTCGACGAACTCAAGGACATCCCCCCCGTGCAGCTGGGCGAGGACTTCAGCGCGGGCGCGACCTCGCTGCTCGACGACCTGCTGGGCTGAGCCGCCCCGCCCGGTCCCGGCTGAATCCGCGTTGGCCCTCACCGTCCGCCTGCATTCCACCATCACAGGAGTCCCATGAGCACCATCAACTTCGCGGCGCGCGAAATCAACTGCAAGATCGTCTACTACGGCCCCGGCATGAGCGGCAAGACCACCAACCTCAAGCACGTCTTTTCCAAGGTGCCCGGCCACCTGCGCGGCGAGATGGTCTCCCTGGCCACCGAGGACGAGCGCACGCTGTTCTTCGACTTCCTGCCCCTGGACCTGGGCACCGTGCAGGGCTTCAAGACCCGCTTCCACCTGTACACCGTGCCCGGACAGGTGTTCTACAACGCCAGCCGCAAGCTGATCCTGCGCGGCGTGGACGGCATCGTGTTCGTCGCCGACAGCGCCCCCAACCGCCTGCGCGCCAACGCCGAGAGCATGCGCAACCTGCGCGAGAACCTCCAGGAGCACGGCATCGACGTCCGCGACGTGCCGATCGTGCTGCAGGTCAACAAGCGCGACCTGCCCGACGCGCTGCCGCTGTCCATGATCCGCGCGGTGGTCGATCCCAAGCAGGAACTCATGATCTTCGAGGCCGTGTCCGACAAGGGCGTGGGCGTGTTCGAGACCCTCAAGACCGTCAGCCGCCTCGTGCTCGAACGCCTGTCCCAGAACAAGTAAACGTCGACGCTGCCCTGCGCCCCGCCCGGATTCAGATCCGGGCGGGGAATTGCTGCGTGGGGCCGGCACGAGCCGCAGGTACGTGCGCTGGAGCTTCCCCCTGGTTCCCAGTCCGCCTCTGTGGCCCACGCGGTCCGGGCAGCAGGCGCGGCGCATCCCGTATGCTGGGGCGTAATGAGCGCCGTGATCCACCTGCAAGCGCTCGGGCTGACCGAGTACGAGGCCCGTGCCTACACCGCCCTGCTGGCCCTGGGCCGCGCCGTCCCGGCCCGCGTGGCCCGGCAGGCCGGCATTCCCCGGCCCAAGATCTACGAGACGCTCGAACGGCTTGAGGGCCGCGGACTGGCCGCCAAGGTCGGGCAGAACCCGCTGGAGTACGCGCCGCTCAGCGCCCGCGAGTACCTGGCCCGCGCCCGCCGGGCCTTCGACGACCGCCTCGGCGCTCTCGACCGCGACCTGTCGCGCCTGGCCCCGGACCCCGCGCCGGAAGCGGTGTACCACCTGTACGGCGAGGCTGCCATCCGCAGCCTGTGCGAGGACCTGACCCTGAACGCCCGCCGCAGCCTGTACATGGCCGGGGACGCCAGCTTCGCCGACCGGCTGGAGCGCCTCAGCCCGCGCGGCGTGGACCTGTACCGCACGCCCCTGGCGAACCTGCCCGCCATCGCCGCGCCTGGGCAGCGCGCGTTCCTGCTCGCCCGCGACGGCGAGGCCGCGCTGGTCGCCCACTTCATCGACGAGGGCGGCGTGGGCGAGGCGCACGGCGTCCATACCCACAATCCCGTAATCATCCACCTGATCGAGGGCTACGTGCAGCTGGCCGCGCAGCAGCTCCAGCCGCGCTGACAGCCGCCCGATTGCCACGTTGTTGACAGTCCGGGGGGTCGCTGCTAGCATAGCTGAGCCTCAAACGAGGCGGCAAGGCAAGCGAGGGGCTGTGGCGCAGTTGGGAGCGCGTCTGAATGGCATTCAGAAGGTCAGGGGTTCGAATCCCCTCAGCTCCACCAGAAGGTGCCCCGCACGCACGCGGGGCTTTTTCAAGGCGATGTAGCTCAGCTGGTTAGAGCGAACGACTCATAATCGTTAGGTCCCCGGTTCAAGTCCGGGCATCGCCACCACCAGAACTCCGACCCCCACCGGGTCGGGGTTTTTGCTTGTCCTGGGGCGTCCCTGCGTGTGTGACCGCACCCTGCGCGGGTCGGGGCGCGGGCCTAGAATACCTGCCATGTCGTATGTCTCCCTGACTCCCACGCGCGGCGAGGTGCCGCGTGACACCCTGGTCCGCTGGCTGAACGAGTACCTGAACGTGGGGGCCTTCAAGGACCCCAGCCTGAACGGCCTACAGATCGAGGGCACCGGCACGGTGCGGCGCGTGGCGGTCGCGGTGGACAGCAGCCTGAAGACCATCCAGCACGCGGCGGACAGCGGCGCGGACCTGCTCATCACGCACCACGGGCTGTTCTGGGGTGACCCGCTGGCCCTGAGCGGCCCGCACCGCGAGCGGGTCCGCACGGCGCTCATGGCGGACCTGAACCTGTACGTGTCGCACATCCCGCTGGACGCGCACCCGGTGGTGGGGAACAACGCGATGATCGCGCAGGCGCTGACGCTGCAGCACACCGAGCCGTTCGGCGAGTGGGCGGGCGGGAAGATCGGCATTGCCGGCGAGCTGCCCTTCGAGCAGTCCCTGCAGGACTTCGCGGACCGCGTGCAGAAACTGACCGGGGAGATCTGCCTCGTGCACGGCGGCGGGCGCTCCCCGACCGTGCGGCGCCTGGGCGTCCTGAGCGGCAGCGGCGCGGGCAGCATCGCTGAAGCGGCCGCGATGGGCCTGGACACCCTGCTGACCGGCGAGCCCGAGCACAAGCACTTCCATGACGCCTTCGAGTACGGCGTGAACGTGATCTACGCCGGGCACTACGAGACCGAGGTGTTCGGCGTGCGCGCCCTGGCCGCCCGCCTGGAGGACGAGTTCGGGCTGGCGTGGCAGTTCCTGCACCACCCCACCGGCCTGTGACGCCGCTGCACCCGGGCCTGTTCGTCAGCTTCGAGGGGCCCGAGGGGGCCGGGAAGAGCACGCAGCTCGCCCGGCTGGCCGCGCACCTGGACACCCGCGGCACGCCGCACCGCCTGACCCGCGAGCCCGGCGGGACGCCCCTGGGCACGCGGGTGCGCGAGGTGCTGCTCGACCCCGCGCTGACCATCGACCCGCTGCCGGAATTCCTGCTGTACTCCGCGAGCCGCGCGCAGCTCGTGGCGAACGAGATCCGACCGGCGCTGAACCGGGGCGAGGTCGTCGTGTGCGACCGTTACGCCGATTCCAGCCTCGCGTACCAGGGGGCGGGTCGCGGCCTGCCCGTGAACCTCCTGCGGGAGATCACACTGGCCGCCACGGACGGCCTCACGCCGGACCTGACGGTGCTGCTCGACCTCGACCCGGTGCTCGGCCTGGAACGCGCCGCGCGGCGCGGGCAGCCCGACCGGCTGGAACAGGCGGATCTGGACTTCCACCGCCGGGTGCGCGCCGGGTTCCTGCACCTCGCGGAGCAGACGCCCGCGCGCTTCCTGGTGCTGGACGCCACCCGCCCGGCCGACGACCTGTCGGACGCGATCTGGCAGGCGGTGCAGGCGCGCCTGCCCTGACGACGGGGCAGGGCAAGGGGGGCGGCCACGCGGCTCGCCCCCCTTTACATGCTGTAGTTCAGCGGCCTGTGCGGGCGCGGCCGGTCGTGCCGGGCTCCTCGGGTTTCACGCCGGGCAGCTTCACCTCGAACAGGGTGGGCCAGCGCTTGCCGGTCAGCAGCAGCGTGCCGCGCTCGGGCACGAACGCGATACCGTTGGGCACGTCGTCGAAGGTCAGGGTGTGCCCGGCCTTCGCGGCGGCCGCGCTGACCTCGCGGGTCAGGGCCGACACGTCGATCCAGGCGGTGACCTTCCCGGTCTGCGGGTCGATCCGCGCGACGCGGTCGGTCAGCCACACGTTCGCGTACACGCTGCCCTGCACGTACTCCAGTTCGTTCAGGTTCTTCACGGGCTGCCCGGCGTCCGTGACCTGCACGCTCCGCTTGATCCGGAAGGTCTTCGGGTCGCGCCACACCAGCGTCGGCGAGCCGTTACTCATGATCAGGGCCTTGCCGTCGGTGGTCAGCCCCCAGCCCTCGCCGCTGTAGCGGTAGCGGCCGGTCTCCTTGAGGGTCGCGGCGTCGAAGGTGACGGCCACGCCGTCCTCCCAGGTGAGGTGGTAGACCACGGCGTTCAGCGCCGTGACCCCCTCGCCGAACGCCGTGGCGATGGGCGTGGCGACCCGGGCGAGCACCTTCCCGGTCTTCAGGTCCACGCGGCGCACGCCGGACTGCCCCTCGATGCCGGTGCTTTCCAGCAGCGTGCCGCCCCCAGGTACTGCAACCCTTCCGTGAAGGCCGCGCGGTCATGGGGGTAACGGGCGGTCACGGTGGGCGTCAGGACAGGCGTGCCGACCGACTGGGCGGCAGAGGGGGACGCCGACAGGGTCAGCAGCAGGTAGGGAAGCAGGAGGGCACCGGAACGCACGCCCCCATGGTAGCGGCCTGCGCCCGGGCCGCGTGGGGGCGTCTGCCCGGGCGCGGGTTGATGAAGGTCGCCCGAAGGTCACGGGCCTGCGGAAGCGGTCACGCCCAGACCCCATCCGGCCGTCGTCCGCACGGCCTCGTGGGGGTCGTCCAGCAGCGGCGCCAGATGCCCGGTCTCGCCCCACTGCGCCAGTGCCCAGGCGGCCGCCTCCCGCACCTCCCAGGCGGGGTCCTGCGCGCCCATGAGGAGCAGCGGCCAGCCCTGCGGCGCGCGGGTGTTCCCCAGGACCGTCAGCGCGTTGCGGGCCATGCCCTTGCGCCGGGGGCGCAGGAACGCCGTGCCCGCCCACTGCCGCTCGAACTCCCGCTCACTGACGCCGAAAAAGCGGGTCAGGTCCGGGTGGGCCAGCTCCGGATCGGGCCGCAGGAACCGCGCCAGCGGGCCCGCCTTCAGGGTCCACGGGCAGACCTCGCTGCACACGTCACAGCCGAACAGCCACTCACCCATCCCAGGCCGCAGCTCGGGCGGGATCGGCCCGCGGTGCTCGATGGTCAGGTACGACACGCAGCGCCGCGCATCGATCGCGCGGTCCGGGCCGATCGCGGCGGTGGGGCACGCGGCCACGCAGCGCGTGCAGCGCCCACAGCGGTCCGGGTGGGCCTGCGCCGCGCCGGGGTGCGGCAGGTCGGTCAGCAGGACCGCCAGCGTCACGAACGCGCCCAGAGACGTGCTGACCAGCATCCCGGACTTCCCGCGCCAGCCCAGGAACGCGCCCGACGCGAACAGCCGCTCCATGACCGGCCCGTGATCCACGTACCCGCGCGCCCGCACACCCAGCCGCGCGGCCTCCGCCTCCAGTTGCGACAGGACCGGCTGGAGCTGGTCGTGGTAGTCCGGCGTCCACGCGTAGCGCGCCACGCGGCCCACCCGCACGCCCCCCTCCGGCACGGGCGGCGGCGCGAACGCGTGCGACACGCCGAGCACGAGCACGCTCTGCACGCCCGAGAGGCGCTGGGAAGGATCGGCCCGCACCGGCAGCTGCCGCTCCAGGTAGCTCATGCCCGCGTGCCGCCCCGCCGCCAGCCACCCCGCGTACTCGTCCACCGCCGCGCGCGGCACCTGCGCCGGAGCCCACCCGACCGCGTCCGCCCCCAGGCTCAGGGCGAGGTCGTGCAGCCGGTCATGGGGCGAGGCGCTCATCGCCGCGCAGTATGCCGCGCCGCCCGCACCGGAAAGGGGAGAGGCCGCACCCTGACAGCGGCGCGGCCCCCTGCTGCTGTCCCTTACAGCGTCTCTTTCGCCAGCGCCCAGGCGCGCTCGAAGACCTCGCCGCGTTCGGGGCGGGCCATCACGCGCGCCAGCCCCTGCGCGAGGGTCATGCTGGGCACCGTGACCTCCGTGACGCGCTGCACGTCGTCCCAGTGGCAGGCGGCCAGGGCGATGTCGCCCTGCTCGGCCTTCAGGCTGAAGTGCACGCCGTCGCCGCGCAGCTCCACGCCGCACAGGTCGCCGTTCTCACGGCCGCAGCGGCCCAGCCGGAAGTCCACGGTGCTCAGGTCCGTCCAGCCCAGCGTGCTCGCGATGAACCCCGCGAACAGCCGCGCCGGCAGGTCCTTCTTCCCGGCGTGCCGGACGGTCAGGTGCGTCACGCGTCCCAGCTGCCGCGCCGCGTCCGGCGAGTCGAACAGCTGCGCCAGCGCCTCGCGCCACCCGGCCGAGCGGCTCCAGCCCAGGTCCGCCAGCGCGTAGTGCCGGGACGGCGGGACGTCCAGCGTCAGGCTGTCCACGATCACCTGATCGGCGATCTCGGTCAGTTCGGCCAGCAGCGTGCCCTCGGGCCGGCTGTCCGCGCCCCACCACACGTGGTTTACGGTCGCCGGGCGGATCAGTGGCAGGATCGCGCCCTGCAACTGCTCGGGACTGGCCTCCAGCGTCAGGCGTTCCACGTACAGCCCGCCCGACTGCGGCACGAGCGCGGCGTGCACGGTCAGGTCGTCGGTGCCGTCCATCACGCCGATGATCTGCCGCCCCGCGTACCGGCCCTCCAGGCCCGCTAGGGCCTCCTGCACGCGGCCCAGGTGCCGCTTCACGGTCAGGGCGATCATGTTGCCGGTGTAGGCGCGCGTCTCGACGTCCGTCTGCGCCCACAGTTCGTCCAGGGTCGCCTGGGCCTTGCGGACGGTGGTGTCCACCGGCCCCAGCGGTTTCAGGTCGGTCGCGTAGGTCACGCCCTCACCTCCCGGGTCACAGGCGCCGCCAGCGGCGGTCGTCGCCCATCAGGTCGTCGGCCGCGTCGGGGCCCCAGGTGCCGGACGTGTAGTTCGGGAAGTCCGGGCCCTCGCCCTTCTTCGGCTTGCGGGCGGGGTCGGTGTCCCACACGCTCAGGATGCCGCTGACGATCTGCCACGCCAGGTCCACCTCGTCCTCGCGCGGGAAGAGGGTCGCGTCGCCCACCATCGCGTCGAGCAGCAGGCGGGAGTACGGGCTTTCGAGCTGCGCGCCGAACGCGTCGTAGCGGAAGTCCATGACGACCTCGCGCAGCACCATCTCCTGCCCCGGCGTTTTACTGCTGAATTTCAGGCTGACGCCCTCGTCCGGCTGGATGCGGAAGGCCAGCACGTTGCGCTCCAGGCCGCCCGGGAAGATACCCAGCGGGGGCCGCTTGAACACCACGGCGATCTCCGTGACCTTCTTCGGCAATCTCTTGCCGGTGCGCAGGAAGAACGGCACGCCCTGCCAGCGCCAGTTGTCCACTTCCAGCTTCAGCGCCACGTACGTGGGCGTCACGCTGCCCTCACGCACGCCGGGCTCGTCGCGGTAGCCGGGGACCTTCTCGCCGTACAGGGTGCCCGCGCCGTACTGACCGCGCACGGCGACCTCCGGCACGCGCCCGGCCGGGATCTCCTTCACGGCGCGCAGCACCTTCACTTTCTCGTCGCGGATGGCGTCCGCGTCGAAGGCCGCCGGGGGCTCCATGGCGGTCAGCGCGAACAGCTGCATCAGGTGGTTCTGCAGCATGTCGCGCACCACGCCCGCCTCCTCGTAGTACCCGGCGCGGCCCTCCAGACCCAGGTCCTCGGAGGCGGTGATCTGCACGTGATCCACGTACCCGCGATTCCACAGCGGCTCGAAGATGGCGTTCCCGAAGCGGATCGCCATGAGGTTCTGCACCGTCTCCTTGCCCAGGTAGTGGTCGATGCGGTACACCTGCGACTCGTTCCACACATGATGGATCGCGTCGTTCAGGGCGCGCGCCGAGGCGAGGTCACGCCCGAAGGGCTTCTCGATCACCAGCCGGCGCCAGCCCTCGGACTCGTCCGCGAGGCCCAGGCGGCCCAGGCCGTTGCTGATCGGTTCGAACAGGCTCGGCGGCGTCGAGAGGTAGAACAGGGCGTTCTTGCGGCCCCCATGCGCCTCCTCGGCGCGGTCGAGTTCGCGCCCCACCTTCTCGTACACCTCGTCCCCGGCGAAATCCCCGAACTCGTAGTACAGCAGTTCGCGGAACTTCTCCAGGCTGCCCGGCTGGATGGCGTCCGTCTCCTTGCTGTCCTTCAGGGCCTGGATGGCGTAGTCCTTGAACTGCTCGTCCGTCATCTCCTGCCGGCCCACCCCGACGATGTTGAACGCGCTGCCCAGCAGGCCGTCCTGCCACAGGCCGAACACGGCGGGCAGCAGCTTGCGGCGCGAGAGGTCGCCGGTGGCGCCGAAGATCACCAGCGTGGCGGGTTCTGGCGCGCGGTTGCGGCGCATCAGGGCGCGGAAGGGGTTCGTGCCGTCCTCGCCGGGGGCGCCCGCCGCGCGTTTCGGACTGGCCTTTTTCGGGGCCACCTGCTTCTTCTTCGGGGCGGGTTCAGCCACGCCCACCTTCTGCGCGGCGGCCTTGCGGGTCACGTTCTCCTGCACCTCGCTGGCCTTCACACCCCTGGCGCGGGTGGGCTTCGCGGTGGGCTTGCTGCCTGCCTTTTTCGCCGCGGGCTTCTTAGCTGCGGAGTCCGTTGCCTTGGCACTCTTGCGGGTCATGCGTCACCCTTCACGCGCTGCTGGCCGGTCTCACCCAGCTGTTCGGCGGCGCTGCCCTCGCCCGCGCTGGCGGTCTGGCCGATGTTCTCGGGTGCGGCCACCTTGGGGTGATCGCCGGGCGCCACCTCGGGCACCAGGCCCTCCTGGCGTGGGGACTCGATGGTCTTCACGGCGTGCCCGCCGAACGCGCGGCGCATCGCGGAGAGCATCTGACCGGCGTAGCTGACCTCCTGCTGGCTGCGGAAGCGCATCTGCGTCGCCAGGGTGATCACGGGGGTCGGCACGCCCAGTTCGATGGAGTCGATGATCGTCCAGCGGCCCTCGCCACTGTCCGCCACGTAGTCCGAGAGCTTCTCGAATTCGGCCTTGTTCTGCAGGGCCTCGGCGGTCAGGTCGAGCAGCCAGGAGCGCACGACGCTGCCGTGCCGCCACAGTTCGGCGATCTGCGCCATGTCGAGGTTGAAGTCCTGGTGCGCCTTCATGAGCTCGAAGCCCTCGGCGTAGGCCTGCATCATGCCGTACTCGATGCCGTTGTGGACCATCTTCACGTAGTGCCCGCTGCCGGCGGGGCCCATGCGGCCCCAGCCCCGGTCAGCGGCGGGCGCGAGCGCCTCGAAGGCGGGCCGCAGGCGCTCGACGGCCTCCTCGGCGCCGCCGATCATCATGGCGTAGCCTTCCTTGAGGCCCCACACGCCGCCGGACGTGCCGACGTCCACGAAGTGGATGCCTCTGGCGGACAGTTCCTCGGCGCGGCGGATGCTGTCCTTGTAGTTGCTGTTGCCGCCGTCGATGATGATGTCGCCGGGTGCGAGGCGTGAGGCGAGGTCGTCGATGACGCTCTGGGTGATCTTCCCGGCGGGCACCATGACCCACACGGCGCGGCTGCCGGGCTCGCCCAGAGCGGCGATCAGTTCGTCCATGCTGCGGGCACCACGGGCGCCCTGACGTTCGATCTGCGCGACGGATTCCTCGCTGCGGTCGTAGCCGGTGACCTCGATGCCACCCTGGGTGAGGCGAAGAACCATGTTGCCGCCCATCTTGCCCAGTCCGATCATGCCTAGTTTCATGGTTGTCCTCCCGGCGTGGAAGCGCTTCCGGCCCCCAGCCTCAACGTGCTGCACTATACGTCCGCGTCCGCGTGGCACGTCCAGGGCTGCCCCCGCGCCTTCAGGGCACATGAAGTCCGGCGCCCGCTGGCGTGAGCCTCTCGTTTGACAGATGGTTGTTGCCACAACTATTTTGGCGGCTGGCGTTCGCTGACCTGATCCGGCGCAGTCCGACCGCTACCCTGAACCCATGACCGACACTCCCACCCCCGGTGCGCCCGGCAGCCTGCACCACCGCGCCTACCTCGCGCTGCAACGTCTCGCGCTGCACCAGCAGCGGCAGGGCGCCGACCTGTTCCGTGACCACGGCCTCAGCGCCCCGCAGTTCAACGTCCTGCGCATCCTGCGCGGCGCCGGCGAGGGCGGCCTGACCTGCAGCGAGATCAGTGACCGCCTCCTCGACCACGACCCCGACGTCACCCGCCTCCTCGACCGCCTCCAGAAGGCCGGACTGGTCACCCGCGAGCGCGACCGCCCGGACCGCCGCATCGTCGCCACCCGCCTCACCGACGCCGGACGCGACCTGCTGACCCGCCTCGACCCGCCCCTGACCGCACTGCACGCCCGGCAGTTCGCGCACCTGACCGACACGCAACTGCGCGACCTGCTGACCCTGCTCGCCCCACCGGAGGACACCCCATGACCACCCGCACCGCGCCCGCCCTCAACCCCGACCTCGCTCTGCTGCTGCTGCGTCTTGCCACCGGGGTCGTGTTCGTCATGCACGGCGCGCAGAAATTCTTCACGTACACCCTGCCCGGCACCACCCAGGCCTTCACGCAGATGGGCGTGCCCGTCCCCGGCATCAGCGCCCCCGTGGTCGCCACCGTGGAACTGCTGGGCGGCCTGCTGCTGATCCTCGGCGTGTACAGCCGCGCCGCCGGGGTGCTGCTCGCCGTGAACATGCTCGTCGCGATCATTCTGGTGCACCTGAAGGCCGGGTTCTTCAACCCGAACGGCCTGGAATTCCCGCTCGTGCTGCTCGCCGCCAGCCTCGCCGTGGCGTTCGCCGGACCGGGCCGCCTGCGCGCCCCTATCGGGCAACCCTGAGCGGAGGTGACACGGCGCGCCGCGCCACGGGATCACCCCAGGCCCGGCGAGTTTCCTGTTCCGGGACCCCTCCCGCCGGTTCGGTGAAAGGGGAGACCAATGCCCGCCGGGCGCGGTGCTACGCTCCGGACATGACCGCACCCGCCCCCACCCCCGCAGCGGGCGACCTGCTGCCCCGCGCCGCACGCGGCGACCGCCTGACCCACGCCGAGATCGAGGCGCTGTACCACCAGCCCCTCCCGGACGTCGCCGCCGTCGCCCACCACCTGCGCCTCACGCGCCGCGACCCGGACACCGTCACGTTCCTGATCGACCGGAACATCAACTACACCAACATCTGCAACGTCGGCTGCAACTTCTGCGCCTTCTACCGCACCCGCCGCCAGAAAGACAGCTACACCCTCGACTACGAGCAGATCAGCCACAAGATCCGCGAACTCGAAGCGGTGGGCGGCACCCGCATCCTGCTGCAGGGCGGCGTGAACCCCGAACTGGGCCTGGACTACTACACGGGCCTGCTGCGGCACGTCAAGGCGCACCACCCCACCATCCGCATCGACGCCTTCTCCCCGGAAGAAGTCCTCTTCATGGAAAAGACCTTCGGCCTGAGCCTCGACGCGCTGCTCGACACGCTGATCGAGGCGGGCCTCGACGGGCTGCCCGGTGCGGGCGGCGAGATCCTCGAGGACGACGTGCGCGCCAAGGCCGCTCCCGCCCGCATCCGCAGCGAGGACTGGTTCCGCATCATCGACGCCGCGCAGCGCAAGGGCCTGTACACCATCGCCACCATGGTCATCGGCTTCGGCGAGACCTACGCGCAGCGCGCCAGCCACCTCCTGAAGATCCGCGAGCAGCAGGACAAGGCGAACCGCGACTACGACGGCAACGGCTTCTCCGGCTTCGCCATGTGGACCCTCCAGACCGAGCACACCCGTCTGCACGGCAAGGCCCCCGGCGCCACCGCGCACGAGTACCTCCAGCAGCTCGCCATCGCCCGCATC encodes:
- a CDS encoding Nif3-like dinuclear metal center hexameric protein, which codes for MSYVSLTPTRGEVPRDTLVRWLNEYLNVGAFKDPSLNGLQIEGTGTVRRVAVAVDSSLKTIQHAADSGADLLITHHGLFWGDPLALSGPHRERVRTALMADLNLYVSHIPLDAHPVVGNNAMIAQALTLQHTEPFGEWAGGKIGIAGELPFEQSLQDFADRVQKLTGEICLVHGGGRSPTVRRLGVLSGSGAGSIAEAAAMGLDTLLTGEPEHKHFHDAFEYGVNVIYAGHYETEVFGVRALAARLEDEFGLAWQFLHHPTGL
- a CDS encoding glutaminyl-peptide cyclotransferase, with the translated sequence MRRVDLKTGKVLARVATPIATAFGEGVTALNAVVYHLTWEDGVAVTFDAATLKETGRYRYSGEGWGLTTDGKALIMSNGSPTLVWRDPKTFRIKRSVQVTDAGQPVKNLNELEYVQGSVYANVWLTDRVARIDPQTGKVTAWIDVSALTREVSAAAAKAGHTLTFDDVPNGIAFVPERGTLLLTGKRWPTLFEVKLPGVKPEEPGTTGRARTGR
- a CDS encoding TrmB family transcriptional regulator produces the protein MSAVIHLQALGLTEYEARAYTALLALGRAVPARVARQAGIPRPKIYETLERLEGRGLAAKVGQNPLEYAPLSAREYLARARRAFDDRLGALDRDLSRLAPDPAPEAVYHLYGEAAIRSLCEDLTLNARRSLYMAGDASFADRLERLSPRGVDLYRTPLANLPAIAAPGQRAFLLARDGEAALVAHFIDEGGVGEAHGVHTHNPVIIHLIEGYVQLAAQQLQPR
- a CDS encoding roadblock/LC7 domain-containing protein, producing the protein MIEPSLALYGDAFERVDDLIQELLDTTGVRYGLLVDRKGFVLSHKEALWAPRPPALDSVATLVASNAAATAALANMLGERTFSEQIHQGENGTLYVESVGTDSLLTLIFDASVPLGKVKVYAKKSISQIAAILDELKDIPPVQLGEDFSAGATSLLDDLLG
- a CDS encoding GTP-binding protein; amino-acid sequence: MSTINFAAREINCKIVYYGPGMSGKTTNLKHVFSKVPGHLRGEMVSLATEDERTLFFDFLPLDLGTVQGFKTRFHLYTVPGQVFYNASRKLILRGVDGIVFVADSAPNRLRANAESMRNLRENLQEHGIDVRDVPIVLQVNKRDLPDALPLSMIRAVVDPKQELMIFEAVSDKGVGVFETLKTVSRLVLERLSQNK
- the tmk gene encoding dTMP kinase, with product MHPGLFVSFEGPEGAGKSTQLARLAAHLDTRGTPHRLTREPGGTPLGTRVREVLLDPALTIDPLPEFLLYSASRAQLVANEIRPALNRGEVVVCDRYADSSLAYQGAGRGLPVNLLREITLAATDGLTPDLTVLLDLDPVLGLERAARRGQPDRLEQADLDFHRRVRAGFLHLAEQTPARFLVLDATRPADDLSDAIWQAVQARLP
- a CDS encoding glutaminyl-peptide cyclotransferase, with the protein product MRSGALLLPYLLLTLSASPSAAQSVGTPVLTPTVTARYPHDRAAFTEGLQYLGAARCWKAPASRGSPACAAWT
- a CDS encoding phosphodiester glycosidase family protein, coding for MLPVWTLPRLGVTVRNDPVDVRLLLGTRELRYAPATGWRAVGFTLSAKLPAPQLTGGSLFVPLAALNALGLQLLADTPALLDFAAPASVPAVTLPPSPDLAQTPAPGGAPGMTPAPVPAPSPLPQPQPQPTFTVNLDTVRVSRTLHRTVEVQRVVLELSGAAAASVARRQNGLTVTLSGVSVTPGTQTLESGDTLSLTQSPQGAVVGLTTGGGRSEIFTLNNPERVVIDTTTYLDGAVPPPVDPDALPDGVTYRQLGGLHLLSFDPARYQPRVVSAPTGQASGVADLVKRVGGVAGVNGGYFDPGTHLPVDLVATGGLMTAPSLEKRATLGFTAQGDTLFGYPRPRYVLSGAGFSVTVNSVRAKADPTLLTAFVGDGRTRVGADRLTTLLVAPGAAAVGSALSGVVTPPAGTLAFTFDPARFPQLPRTAGAPLSATLNWRADGGWDAATDALSAGPLLVQGGRVALDPAREGFNTAASIWRPTRQVAFGTLAGQPTIAFLEHGSPEAFAAALAKAGVRDAVRLDSGSSATAFVTGGYANLGGYLNTVWSRPVPNAIVLVPRADASPAARR